From the genome of Lotus japonicus ecotype B-129 chromosome 6, LjGifu_v1.2, one region includes:
- the LOC130722248 gene encoding stromal 70 kDa heat shock-related protein, chloroplastic has protein sequence MAAQIHGLGTPIFTTPLNKSNSRTVFLGQALTCNYKPFPFLKLKTSVNHTRRTRSHTLRVVNEKVVGIDLGTTNSAVAAMEGGKPTIITNAEGQRTTPSVVAYTKNGDRLVGQIAKRQAVVNPENTFFSVKRFIGRKMSEVDEESKQVSYRVIRDENGNVKLDCPAIGKSFAAEEISAQVLRKLVDDASKFLNDKVTKAVVTVPAYFNDSQRTATKDAGKIAGLEVLRIINEPTAASLAYGFERKNNETILVFDLGGGTFDVSVLEVGDGVFEVLSTSGDTHLGGDDFDKRIVDWLAADFKRNEGIDLLKDKQALQRLTETAEKAKMELSSLTQTNISLPFITATADGPKHIETTLTRAKFEELCSDLLDRLRTPVENSLRDAKLSFKDLDEVILVGGSTRIPAVQELVKKMTGKDPNVTVNPDEVVALGAAVQAGVLAGDVSDIVLLDVTPLSIGLETLGGVMTKIIPRNTTLPTSKSEVFSTAADGQTSVEINVLQGEREFVRDNKSLGSFRLDGIPPAQRGVPQIEVKFDIDANGILSVTAVDKGTGKKQDITITGASTLPNDEVDRMVKEAERFAKEDKERRDAIDTKNQADSVVYQTEKQLKELGDKVPGPVKEKVEAKLGELKDAISGGSTQDIKDAMAALNQEVMQIGQSLYNQPGAATGPGGPTPPGPESGSSESPSSGKGPDGDVIDADFTDSK, from the exons ATGGCTGCTCAGATACACGGTCTCGGAACCCCCATTTTCACCACACCACTCAACAAATCCAATTCCCGAACTGTTTTCTTAGGCCAAGCACTCACTTGTAATTACAAACCCTTTCCATTTCTAAAGCTCAAGACCAGTGTTAACCACACCAGGAGGACCAGGTCCCACACTCTCCGAGTCGTCAATGAGAAAGTCGTCGGTATCGATTTGGGAACCACCAACTCCGCCGTCGCCGCCATGGAGGGTGGTAAACCCACCATCATAACCAACGCCGAGGGCCAGAGAACCACCCCCTCCGTCGTCGCCTACACCAAAAACGGTGACAGGCTCGTTGGTCAAATCGCCAAGCGTCAGGCCGTGGTCAACCCTGAGAACACTTTTTTCTCCGTCAAGAGGTTCATTGGGAGGAAGATGTCCGAGGTCGACGAAGAGTCCAAGCAGGTCTCTTACAGGGTCATCAGGGACGAGAATGGCAACGTCAAGCTCGATTGCCCCGCTATTGGCAAGAGTTTCGCTGCCGAAGAAATCTCTGCTCAG gTCTTGAGGAAGCTTGTAGATGATGCTTCCAAGTTTTTGAATGATAAAGTCACCAAGGCAGTAGTTACTGTCCCTGCTTACTTCAATGATTCCCAAAGAACTGCTACCAAGGATGCTGGCAAGATTGCTGGTTTAGAAGTTCTTCGTATTATCAATGAACCCACTGCTGCATCCTTGGCTTATGGCTTTGAAAGGAAAAACAATGAAACTATCTTGGTATTTGACCTTGGAGGTGGTACTTTTGATGTCTCAG TgcttgaggttggtgatggaGTGTTTGAAGTCTTGTCTACTTCTGGTGATACACACTTAGGTGGTGATGACTTTGATAAG AGAATTGTCGATTGGCTGGCTGCAGACTTCAAGAGAAATGAAGGTATAGACCTTTTGAAAGACAAACAAGCTCTTCAGCGTCTCACTGAAACTGCTGAGAAAGCTAAAATGGAGCTCTCATCATTGACTCAAACTAACATCAG TTTGCCGTTCATAACTGCAACAGCAGATGGCCCCAAGCATATTGAGACCACCCTTACAAGGGCTAAGTTTGAGGAATTATGTTCAGATCTCCTTGACAG GCTTAGGACGCCAGTGGAAAATTCGTTAAGGGATGCAAAACTCTCATTTAAGGATCTTGATGAGGTGATTCTTGTGGGTGGATCAACACGTATCCCTGCAGTCCAGGAACTGGTGAAGAAGATGACTGGGAAGGACCCTAATGTCACTGTCAATCCAGATGAAGTGGTTGCCCTTGGAGCTGCAGTTCAG GCTGGTGTCTTGGCTGGGGATGTCAGTGACATTGTGCTGTTGGATGTTACTCCCTTATCCATTGGTCTGGAAACTCTAGGTGGCGTAATGACGAAAATCATCCCGCGGAACACTACTCTTCCCACTTCCAAATCAGAGGTTTTCTCCACTGCTGCTGATGGTCAGACCAGTGTAGAGATCAATGTCCTCCAGGGtgagagagaatttgttagGGATAACAAATCTCTTGGTAGCTTCCGCTTGGACGGTATCCCTCCGGCCCAACGTGGTGTTCCCCAGATTGAGGTGAAGTTTGACATTGATGCCAATGGTATTCTCTCTGTCACGGCTGTGGACAAGGGCACAGGGAAAAAGCAAGATATTACCATTACTGGAGCTAGCACCTTGCCTAATGATGAG GTGGACAGGATGGTGAAGGAGGCTGAGAGATTTGCAAAGGAGGACAAAGAAAGGAGGGATGCAATCGACACAAAGAACCAAGCAGACTCTGTTGTGTACCAGACTGAGAAACAGTTGAAGGAACTTGGAGACAAGGTTCCTGGCCCTGTGAAAGAGAAGGTTGAAGCCAAACTGGGAGAGCTTAAAGATGCAATTTCCGGTGGTTCAACCCAAGATATTAAAGATGCCATGGCTGCCCTGAATCAGGAAGTTATGCAGATTGGTCAGTCCCTCTACAACCAGCCAGGAGCAGCTACAGGTCCAGGAGGGCCTACACCACCTGGCCCTGAGTCTGGCTCCTCAgaatcaccatcatcaggcaaGGGACCCGATGGGGATGTGATCGATGCAGATTTTACCGACTCTAAATGA
- the LOC130722250 gene encoding uncharacterized protein LOC130722250 — MGDESPKNKVKFLCSYGGKVLPRPSDGVLKYVGGETRVICVPRDITFSEMMKKVNGMVDGEVVLKYQVIPEDLDALVSVRTEEDIKHMIEEQDRHESSGGPLLRAFLFPSKPVTQQLQIQVPPPPSCEPYFIEQRYIDAINGIIRTSPRSCKVTPAACSACSSPKSTSPDAHTVESPPPSFLSSVARVSNSMHKVRSSPSLTNLSQHDHSTSHYNHHHHHPVAVAYPSSCKNLQEAHLGMGRPPQMMAEMNTKGPTGLSYYYPATRTHNKGGYMYQDESAPPNGHYMFERVHSVPRSRSPLKSIWD, encoded by the exons atgggGGATGAGTCGCCGAAGAACAAAGTGAAGTTCTTGTGCAGCTACGGCGGAAAGGTTCTTCCACGACCCTCCGATGGGGTTCTCAAGTACGTGGGCGGCGAGACTCGTGTCATCTGTGTCCCTCGTGACATCACTTTCTCCG AAATGATGAAGAAGGTGAATGGCATGGTTGATGGTGAGGTAGTCCTCAAGTACCAGGTGATCCCTGAAGACCTTGATGCTCTGGTTTCGGTTAGAACAGAGGAAGACATCAAGCACATGATTGAGGAGCAGGATCGCCATGAGAGTTCCGGTGGACCGCTGCTTCGTGCTTTTCTCTTCCCTTCCAAGCCTGTTACGCAACAACTCCAAATCCAAGTGCCACCTCCACCATCATGCGAACCTTATTTCATAGAACAACGTTATATTGATGCCATCAACGGCATCATTCGTACGAGCCCAAGGAGTTGTAAGGTAACCCCCGCTGCTTGCTCAGCTTGTTCTTCCCCCAAATCAACCTCCCCAGATGCTCACACTGTTGAATCGCCTCCTCCTTCATTCCTGAGTTCTGTTGCTCGGGTTTCAAATTCAATGCATAAAGTGCGAAGCTCCCCCAGTTTAACCAACCTCAGTCAGCATGATCATAGTACTAGTCATtacaaccaccaccatcaccatcctGTTGCTGTTGCTTATCCATCATCATGTAAAAACCTACAAGAGGCCCATCTTGGCATGGGAAGACCGCCACAAATGATGGCAGAAATGAACACTAAAGGTCCAACAGGTCTTAGTTACTACTACCCAGCAAccagaacccacaacaaaggcgGCTATATGTACCAAGATGAGTCTGCACCACCTAATGGTCATTATATGTTTGAAAGAGTTCACAGTGTGCCCAGGAGTCGAAGTCCTCTAAAGTCCATATGGGACTAG
- the LOC130722252 gene encoding uncharacterized protein LOC130722252 yields MKGYSKISTTSGATHKSRSIDFSDLFSSFPQTPKARTKTKSTSTAHTAKLPEDEEQPNYIYANTREGEAEGTDKTSRDENGERFGVILGRSGSVSSATSTGFQATMKRAFSMRRSSSVSDKYCRIHDQFIVNVASSSSSSPVTVRDHYDDDNNNTIADRSTNNNKHRGGGGKILRACKRLLRL; encoded by the coding sequence ATGAAGGGGTATTCCAAGATTAGTACTACTAGTGGAGCAACCCACAAATCAAGATCCATTGATTTCTCAGATTTGTTCTCCTCATTTCCTCAAACCCCAAAAGcaagaacaaaaacaaaaagtacTAGTACTGCTCACACAGCCAAACTACCTGAGGATGAGGAACAGCCTAATTATATCTATGCCAACACCCGTGAGGGAGAGGCTGAGGGTACTGACAAGACGAGTAGAGATGAAAATGGAGAGAGATTCGGAGTGATACTTGGCAGGAGTGGTTCAGTTTCTTCAGCAACGTCGACTGGATTTCAGGCCACAATGAAGAGGGCTTTCTCAATGAGAAGATCTTCATCGGTTTCAGACAAGTACTGCAGGATCCATGACCAGTTCATCGTCAACgtagcatcatcatcatcatcatcccctGTTACTGTTAGAGATCATTATGATGATGATAATAATAACACAATTGCAGATCGATCTACCAACAACAACAAGCACAGGGGGGGAGGAGGCAAGATCCTTAGAGCATGTAAGCGCCTGCTTCGGCTCTAG
- the LOC130721838 gene encoding uncharacterized protein LOC130721838, whose protein sequence is MSDLNSESSKAWNIYTASNPGPSQTGVDEEGPWNNFGTSMSAISLGFVATAILISMFLIMAIFEHLFKPSQQFSMLRRYQENSVVPTRKQGNAQPASSPYAASDFSVLMPGQQYPTYIAQPAPLPCPRERIYWPSHERQFVFN, encoded by the exons ATGAGCGATTTAAATAGTGAAAGTTCAAAGGCGTGGAACATATACACAGCTTCAAACCCAGGTCCATCACAAACAGGAGTTGATGAGGAAGGTCCATGGAATAACTTTGGGACATCAATGAGTGCTATTTCTCTTGGATTTGTTGCCACAGCCATTTTGATTTCAATGTTTCTAATAATGGCCATATTTGAACATTTATTTAAACCTAGCCAACAGTTTTCCATGCTGAGAAGGTATCAGGAGAACTCAGTAGTACCAACCAGAAAACAAGGAAATGCACAACCC GCTTCCTCACCTTATGCAGCATCTGATTTCTCAGTGTTGATGCCAGGGCAGCAGTATCCTACATACATAGCCCAACCAGCTCCTCTGCCTTGTCCAAGGGAAAGGATTTATTGGCCTTCTCACGAACGTCAATTTGTATTTAATTAA
- the LOC130723403 gene encoding MACPF domain-containing protein At4g24290, whose amino-acid sequence MALKDPAHKAAAIAIGSIGRGYDISADLRLKYCKGDSIDSRLIEIDEHDVRDLVLPGGVSISNVSKSIKCDKGERTRFRSDVLSFQQMSEQFNQELSLTGKIPSGLFNSMFEFSGSWQKDAANTKALAFDGVLITLYTVALEKSQMVLCDHVKKAVPASWDPPALSRFIETFGTHIIVGMKMGGKDVIYLKQQHSSALQPADVQKRLKEMADRRFMDANGQYSVASDQVFPNDKFGVREQRLTFANISPSSSYSHKEDIVSIYKRRGGSDDRNLSHHEWLQTVQVEPDVISMSFIPITSLLNGVPGSGFLSHAINLYLRYKPPIEELHQFLEFQLPRQWAPVFSELPLGPQWKQRSSASLQFSFMGPKLYVNTTLVDVGKRPVTGLRLYLEGKKSNRLAIHLQHLSSLPKIFQLVDDPNENFRRKSYDRRFYEKVQWKNFSHVCTAPVESDEDLSIVTGAQLQVENYGIKNILFLRLRFSSVLGAKEVKHPEWDGSPGLGAKSGLISTLISQHFTATFQKPPPRAADVNINSAVYPGGPPVPVQAPKLLKFVDTTEMSRGPQENPGYWVVSGARLVVEKGRVSLRVKYSLLTMVLPDEEMLDLDDQ is encoded by the exons ATGGCACTTAAAGATCCAGCTCATAAAGCTGCTGCGATTGCAATTGGATCCATCGGGCGTGGTTATGATATATCCGCTGATCTAAGACTCAAGTATTGTAAAGGAGATTCCATAGATTCACGTTTGATTGAAATAGATGAACATGATGTAAGAGATTTGGTTTTACCTGGTGGAGTTTCAATATCAAATGTTTCCAAATCAATAAAATGTGACAAAGGGGAACGTACTAGGTTCAGGTCTGACGTTCTGTCTTTTCAACAG ATGTCAGAGCAGTTCAATCAGGAGTTATCTTTGACTGGAAAAATTCCCTCAGGGCTTTTCAATTCAATGTTTGAATTTTCTGGTAGCTGGCAGAAAGATGCAGCCAATACCAAAGCCCTCGCTTTTGATGGGGTGTTAATTACACTTTACACTGTTGCATTAGAGAAGTCTCAGATGGTACTCTGCGACCATGTCAAAAAAGCTGTACCAGCATCATGGGACCCACCCGCATTATCAAG GTTCATTGAGACCTTTGGCACCCATATTATTGTCGGTATGAAGATGGGGGGAAAGGATGTAATATATTTGAAGCAGCAACACTCATCAGCTCTCCAACCTGCTGACGttcagaaaagattgaaagagaTGGCAGATAGGAGGTTTATGGATGCCAATGGCCAATACAGTGTTGCTTCTGATCAAGTTTTCCCTAATGATAAG TTTGGAGTCAGGGAGCAGAGGCTAACATTTGCTAATATTAGTCCATCAAGTTCTTATTCACATAAGGAG GATATTGTAAGCATTTACAAGAGGAGGGGCGGAAGTGATGACAGGAATCTGTCCCATCATGAGTGGTTGCAGACTGTTCAGGTGGAGCCTGATGTGATCTCAATGTCCTTCATTCCAATTACATCTCTATTGAATGGAGTGCCAGGGAGTGGATTCTTGAGCCATGCCATAAACCTTTATTTACGAT ATAAACCACCAATTGAAGAGCTCCACCAATTCTTGGAATTTCAGCTGCCAAGGCAGTGGGCACCTGTATTCAGTGAACTTCCTCTTGGTCCACAATGGAAGCAGCGGAGCTCTGCATCTTTACAGTTTAGCTTCATGGGGCCAAAGCTCTATGTGAACACCACTCTG GTTGATGTAGGCAAGAGGCCAGTGACCGGTCTCCGTCTCTATCTTGAAGGTAAGAAAAGCAATCGATTGGCCATCCATTTGCAGCATCTTTCATCTCTTCCAAAAATCTTCCAGCTTGTTGATGATCCAAATGAAAACTTCCGGCGGAAGTCCTATGATAGGAGGTTCTATGAGAAGGTTCAATGGAAGAATTTCTCTCATGTCTGCACTGCTCCTGTAGAATCTGATGAGGATCTTTCAATAGTAACTGGGGCACAATTGCAAGTTGAGAATTATGGCATAAAAAATATACTCTTCTTAAGACTTCGATTCTCAAGTGTATTGGGAGCTAAAGAGGTAAAACATCCTGAGTGGGATGGATCTCCTGGGTTGGGAGCCAAGTCAGGACTCATATCCACTCTAATCAGCCAACACTTCACAGCAACATTTCAGAAGCCGCCTCCACGTGCTGCAGATGTTAATATAAACTCTGCTGTCTATCCGGGCGGACCTCCGGTTCCGGTCCAAGCTCCCAAGCTTCTCAAATTTGTTGACACAACTGAGATGTCCAGAGGACCGCAGGAGAATCCTGGCTATTGGGTTGTCTCCGGAGCTAGACTTGTTGTTGAGAAGGGAAGAGTTTCTCTACGGGTTAAGTATTCTTTGTTGACTATGGTATTACCAGATGAAGAGATGTTGGACTTGGATGATCAGTAG